aaaaaggattatgACGCTCCCAAACCATTCAAAATAAAGCGGCCAGAAGGTCACTATCTGGTGCTAATCTAGCATATGCAATATTGCAATATGAaaagtcgaaccatcggataagtcaAATACAGATTTTATTCAGTCCGGTCTaattattttaatcaaattcaattcaattattatttcattcaaGTGACTATTTTGTCGATTTACATGTAAACGGTAGTTTAATTTAAGTGATACTGTTTAGATTTTAAGCAAGTATTTACATTTTGGCACTGCGAGATATAAGATACAAAAAAGAGTAACTAATGCTTACCTTCACCCCCATTCCCTTTAAGACGTCCATTTCGTCTCGCCAGTTGATGTTCTGGTCAGTATACGATGGAGGATGCGGTTCACAATCACCTATGACCACAAACGCTTTGGCCGAATCCTCAGACCAGTCCAGTTCCTGTGCCTTTCGTAGGGCCCACTCGTAACACTATCAGGGCAAGAACATTAAGGGCATCATTATAGAATTATCATTAACTTGTCGTAGATGTAGGCGATctgtataattaacaaaaaataccCGCCATTTCTGAAAATATATGACAAAATACTTGCTGTCAAACAAGTGTGGTCAATTATCTCATAACATCATGAATGATAAAGAATATTAGGGTGTGCATTGAGATACACATGACTTATGTTATTACCaacattaaatttatttattttttttttttttattattttttttttctctctattttattttttattttatttttttggggggggggggggggggggggggggggcttaccTCCGGGGTGTCCCCTCCACCGGTAGAGGGTGTGTCTGTGGCAAAGTTGACCAGCAGATCCACATCTGACGTCAGATCGATAGATTTGATGACGTATATACCCTGGTCACAGTAGTCACCGTGGGCCATAATACCGATCCTGATTCTAGGGATGTCTCTGATCAGCCGGGTACACGTGTCCTTAATATTTTGTCTCACCTAAATCAGGTACACAAGAAATGTTAGGTTAATCAGTCTAGTTCAGGATGTTCAcggaaaatgtataaaatatcgtatgtattttataaaacaacTAATATTTCAAGAGATATCTgatcataaacaatatttatgatacaagtataATCTATTTCGTACATTTTATTGATACCCTTGGTAAACCACAAAACATGATTATCATGCTTTTGACACAAtcattggaaaaaaaacagCATTTCTATCATAATCTAACTTGACTGAGAAGGAAGCTTGaaataacaatgtaacaaaaaaCATAGAATTGTTAAACCACGCGGAGATACGTACTGTGACGAGATTGGACGACATACTCCCGGTAGTATCGAAACAGAAGACCACTTCTACGTTTTTACCGCCTGTGTCAAAGCTGGAAAGAACGTCCtgaaaagggagataattaagttCGTAAACTTGGGGATTTGGAAAAACTCTAAATCACGGTATATTGGCACTGAGGTCCGAACGATTGTTATTACTGACGATAAAgaaaatggatatttttttcGAAATTAATGATTAAGGATAATACAGGGTTGTTGTACTGATCACAACTGTCTCTAACGACATGGAGCACagcaatttacatgtataagtaGTGGACAGAAAACGTTTCTCTGGCAACTACCGTGGGTAGTTTTAATGATCAGATAACTCACCTCCTTTAAATCTTCAGGTGGCTTCTCTTCTCTTATGGAACTTTCTGAAAATCgggaaatataataattatgtgtCATTGTAACTTCACTGTTAACAGTGGAATTTGAAAAGATTGTGGAAAATTACAAATTTTACATGAAACAGATACAGTTTTAATCaagataatataataatatattaattgtttatattcAGGATGGAAATCTTCCGATGTTTTTATTAtccttttgatatattgtaggAATATTTGTAAACTGTGTTTTGACATTGTGAATGCATATCGGTTAAACCCCTTTTTAACATGAAACATCtgaatttgatataattattcCTAAAACGGAATCTTTGATTGTCAAACCCCCTTTATAGAACCTATATGTGACATGAGAAATAGCGCAGATCAGCGATAATACTCGTTATACTGCCACGAAACATTTTAAGTATCCTATATATGTACCCGCGGGAGTGTCGGACCGTTTGGGTTTAGACCCGCTGACTTCCAAGATGGATTCTTCCTTCACTCCCACCTCAAACAGAAGCATGTCGTTCTGGAGTGCCCTGGTTTGACCGGCAAGCTGCAGTAGATATACAGGTTTAACGGTTATTGAATCGAATAATTAGTTATCATAAAGCTCGTCCGTTCCTTCGTCTTGATTTAAGCATTTCGTTTCATTTCATTAATTACAACTTAATAACTTtactttgtttgttttcttttttcaatttctttccttttttttttctttttttttgacagCAACTCCAACTAAAAATCTGGGGGAAGATTGACCATTTTCCATGTTCTATTAGAACACGTAAGAAATAGCATATACCTTTAAAATAATATTGGCCTTTGGGAGGTCTTTCACATCATGTATGTATGATTTGATGCTAGATACATCATCCACATTTTGAACATCCATGGAAATCGTGTGACCGTCTTCAAACCTCAGTATGATGGACATGGTTTTTGGGAAAACTACCTGTGAAATATCGAATGTCAATGAACGCTGTGATGAATGAAAGACAAAGAAATCAATCAACTCAATAAAAAGACTTTTTGAATAATTACTTTAGTAATCAAAATACTTCATACttatcataatatttatttatttgtattcatttactagaatatatcttatactattttttttaaattgttatttttatataacaatatttcttCCACTGAGACAAAGGTCTAGCATGGTTTTCAAAGCAAATTAacacaatgtaccaatgttctTGGTATTTGGTTAAAAATCCATGGTACATACAATTAGCATacttaataataaatttaataccaaatattttatgaaagaaaacCAGGAATGTGATGTTTTTTTCTAGATAACATTTAGGATTGAAGAAGGGGATAACATGATATTACTTGAGAGAGAGAAATTtcaggtctcacacaactaatttaCGTAGCTGGTTCTGATCAaagtccctgaagaaaatgtgtttcttaggtttgtcGCTTTTTCCTGATGAGTAAATGATACATGAAATGTGTACTTTCTATATGTACCAGAAcaaagagtagggtcttgagattttgaaaaatagaaaGATGTAGGATTCTAGGTGTAAAAACGTGGGAATTACCCAGTCCACTGTAAACTTttgtgctcttatatgctattaaaccaatccaataacatcatttttctgttAAGGAAATCTTCAAACTctaatttaaaatgaatatcaCAACATTTTAACTCCAAATGAGGGATTGAGGGGATTgagtcattggtaataacatagggtgaaataattagttgtgtgaaaCTTTcaacatgaaaatgaaagtagacGACTTACCTCCCCTTTTAAAATCGTTTCCGGTCTGATAAGGTAACCGATGGTTTTTGTTTTATCCACTACTTTCCCCTGGTACTTCAGGCGAATACGCTTCCCTGACACGCCCTCCTCTTTGCCAATTTTATCGTAGATTTTGCTTGCGCTGTCTGTCGGCATAAGAGCGAATGTAGAGGTCCTTCCATTTGGCATTTTCACGTAAACATCAACTAAGGGAGAAGCCATGGTTTCGGTTTATCAGCAGACACTAGCAAATATAATAGGTCGTTACTGTAAATCTACTTAAACAATATTGTACTAAAACAGTAACTTGTGTTaaatgatatgttatatagCAACACGTCCTCTCCTTCGGTTAAGaatgatataaatgaataattacAGACGGTGTAATCACTATTTATGTTGTGCATTGTACAGGCTAAATATAACGACCAATCAAAATTGGTTTATTTAAAGAGCATCGAGacaatttctaaaaatagtattaAAGCAGGGGCTAGCTGTCGCATTTGCATAgtttaatgaaacaaaacattaatGGCTGTGTGGTCCAAGAATAACTCTAATTAAGTTGTTTTGCTATGATTGCTAATAAATATTAATGCTATCTTGATAGGCCtagaatataattattgataaaaataatgatattgtttaattaatttctgtCACTTAAATAATTTTGTTCACCAAATCCACTAATTAACTGGACATTGTCCTATCAgattattttcaaatgactGTTTTTTGtgtaagtgtttttttttcaatcttgcAAATAGGACGTTTATATGGAACAGATATGGAGAATAAGGTTTTTTTCTACAGAAATAGATCTAGCTAAGAATAACAAATGTTTCATATTCTAACACTTCaggttttagtttaaacatattttatttgaaaacatttcaaaaggaattggacacaagttttacaacttataatTGTCCTCTTCCATAAACATGAATATAATGGTATTAACAAATGGCAGCATTTAcgatacaatataatgatattttacacatatatatatataaaagaacacAACATAAATTTATATGTATTGGTTGAAACAACGACGTGTGCCATACCAGTTACCAAAATTACAATAGTGTTATGGCTATCAAGTAAATGATCATGACATAATATTAATaagtaaacataaaacaaaatgtacaatatggTAATAAAAATGTTGGTTTACATGTACTATCAACAATATAGTTtcgatatatatagtctatcgatgttatatatatcagtattttgcatatatatgtcatatataatttattttgcaCAAATTGATATAGGAGTTGTATAGTCTATTGTTCATGACTTAAAATTATGACATAAATGACATCAGATTAATAAAAACGGttagtattttttatatattcatgaACAATCAACcgtatattgtcattgtcaattTGACTAAGTCTATCTGATCCATTAAGTATCAGATTTAGATCTATATGGACATTAGATACAGACAATTTCCTCAAAAACATGACAGGATGATCGTTATATTGGTGACattgtaaaaaataatgtagCGCATTTTCCAAGGGAAATGAACAATTACATGAATGGTTCAGAGttaaattaactttaaaaagGTCTGAATTTAATGAGCTACATCCATGTCGAAGTCTAGTGTGAATGACATCAAGTTTTCTGTCACCAACTCCTAGTCTTATTGCTACAGGTatttttcgttttatttgtcttttaaattTTGCTATTGTTTCTGAAGATCTTACAGTGATGTCTAAAGAATTCCATGTTTTTACTGTGCTGGGAAGAAATGATTTTTCATATAGAGACAGACGACATCTAGGTGGTACATAATCTTGGTTATTTCTCAAGTTGTAAGTAGTATTTTCATTAACTCTGTTGGGCAAAAGGTCGTTCAAATAAGATGGCGCCATATTATAGTGCATTTTATAGAATAATAAAAGTTTTTTCTGCTTTCGCCTTTCTAATAGTGTTTCCCACCCGATTTCTATATATAGCGACTGTCTACTTGTAAATGAGGTTAAACCTGTGACAATTCTAGCTGCTTCTAGCTGAATTTTCTCTAACTTGTCAGTATCTGAGTTGTTACATCCATCCCATAATTCACTCGCATATTCTAGCAAGGGtcttataaatacaatatataatttataaatacaatatataatttagaCAAAATTTCCTTTTTCAAAGTAAATTTCAACTTACGTAAAACAGATAAGTGACGTGAGGCAGAATTAgcgatatttgaaatatgagtTTCCCACTTAGCATTTTCGTTCAACGTTACTCCTAAGTGTTTGTGTATATTACTGCAAGTCAATGTTGTgttattaaattgtaaattaatatcaattttttcAAGAGAGCCGTTGAAGATTATAACATCAGTTTTGCTTGGATTAAAATTAACTTTCCATAGTTTTGACCAATGATCTATAGCTGTTAAATCATCATTCAAATGCCGTTCTATATTCATTCTGTTATTTCCAGAGTATGAGAGagaagtatcatcagcaaacattcttgacaatgaaaataaattttcagaaatgtcgttaataaatattaaaaatagaaatggcCCTAACACCGACCCTTGTGGAACTCCAGCTTTCAAGTATCCGGTATCTGAGCTTGAGTAACCAATGACAACGAATTGATTTctgtcagttatatagtctTTTAACCAGTTATAACTCCTACCTTTGAACCCATATGAATAAAGTTTTTCCAGAAGTCCACGATGCCAAACCCTATCAAAAGCCTtagaaaaatatcgaaaaaaaacatacaagttTGCAGTTTATTTTCCAATGATAGGCAAATGTTATGATAAATCTCAATTAATTGTGACACAGTAGAATGACCCGGAAGAAAACCAGACTGATACTTATATAAAAGGTTGTTATCAAAGAaaaattatatagatgtttatacACAACTCGCCCAAAAACTTTACTAACAGTGCTAAGCAGAGAAATTGGTCTATAATTAGAGGATAAAAAACGTTCACCTTTTTTGAATAGAGGTATTACCATAGCAGTCTTCCATTGGTTAGGAAACTTACACTGAGTTAAggataaattaaataataactGTAAGGGAATGCATACAGTTTCAGCagtatttttcaacatttcatgACTAATAGTATCTTTACCAGTAGCTTTGTTTAATTTAAGATTCAAAAGAATATCCTTTACTTCACTAAcagataaaataatattttaaatagtATTATTACCTCTTGATGTAAATTCAGGAATATCAATTGGTTCATCAATAATTTCAGATATGGAGCAAAAGAAAGAGTTCAACAAATTAGCTTTCTTCTTATTATCATATACCAATTCACCTTTAGTACTGTCGTATAGTGAAGGAATTGATTCCGATTTACCCGATTTTCCAATTAAACGATGCATTAGTTTCCTATAAGACTTAGAAACATGTACGGCAAAATTGTTTATAATACCATTTATATTTTCGAAAAACGATAATTTagcagttttttatgttatttacCCTGTTTCGCTGTTGTTTGAATTTCAGTATGTTAACCGGACGATTAGATTTGCGTGCTTTTTTATGGAATCTGTCCCTTTTCCTGATCTCTTTGCGTAGTTCTGAATTAAACCATGGTTTGTCAGATTTCCTTATAGTTACAGTTTTCTTAGGTAAACACATGTTAGCAAAGGTGAGGAAAGAATTAGTAAATAGTTCACATGCTTCGTCTACAGTACAGTTTTCCATCCTATCTTGCCATGGAAACTCTCTAATAAGACTATTAAACTTTTCATAATCAGCATTTTTATATATCCAAACATCTCGTTTATATGTTTTGAAAATCTTACCCGGTAATTGTACAACAATATGTGTGACAGAGTGATCACTTACTTCGTTTTCGACAGGGATAACAGAGGCTTCTAAAATATTAACGGTATCACTTACAAGTATAGGGTCAATAAGTGTACTAGAACGAGCGGTGACACGAGTAGGTTCTTGTATTACGTTTGTTAGATTAAAATGAAGTATTAGTTCATTGAGTCTATGATTTCGAATTctaatcaaatcaatattaatgTCACCAAGTATAATAATGTTAGAACTAATACCGAGCGCAGTCTCAATACATGATTGGAAATTATCCCAAAATGGTATATTTGATCCTTCAGGACGATAAACCGCACAAATAAGATATGAACAGTTAGTAAACTTAAATTCTACCCATATGATTTCGCCACCATCAAATTCTAAATCCATCCTGCGTTTGTAATGAACATCGTTTGATATATACACCATGACACCACCCCCAAAACAGTTCCTATCAAGTCTGAGTGGTTCAGAATATCCATATCGATCATAAGTTCagagtttaaaatattttcatataaatgtgtttttaagtTAATAATATAATTGAATATTCGTGGACCAATAATTCaatataagatattttgttGCGTACACTCATTTGCATTAAGGTGGAAAAACGACAGTTCATTGTGTTCATGTTCAGGTCCGGGATTGGTTTCTATGTCATTACACAGGAGtaagataaaaacaataatgaaactAGGATTGTTTAAAATACATTCTGAGCACAGAAGATAATCAACATCGTTTTCTTCACTTCAGGTGTCTACGTGTGCTTAAATAAACAGAGTTCAACCCAGGTTCcaattcatttgtttattatacCAGGATATGAGACATTCCGCCACCAAATTGTTAATACAGGTACAGCTTCAGCATTACACAATGCTAAATATAATAGTACGAAAAATGTTCAAACGGAGACATCAGTAGAGACGTCCGTTCATGAAGTTATTGGAGCACTCTCTCCGCAAGTCCAATGGCGCTCTCTAGCATATCTAATCGTGCTCTCTCCGAGCTCTCTCCGGGCTCTTCCCGGGCTCTCTTCCCAAGTCGAGATGGGCGCTGTTTATATAGGAATCGTGACGTAGATGCCACGACAGCGCCACGTCTCCCCATTACCTGACCAAAAGTTGACCACGTAGCTGGTCGTCTGACCCGCGGTCGAGCTTCGGTCGCCTCAACATGATCATTACTTAAAAGGGGATATACGATCAACTGTCCCCGGTGCTGGACCTCCTGGTACGCCTATTTACTATACTCCTCCGGGACAACAGATGCCGCACTATCTTGTAAACAGCTACTCAACTATGGCCGGACAGATACGTCAGCCATCTCCGCCCACTCCTACATCAAACCCCTCCAAAATGGAATCAATTATTACGGATATCTATAATAAACTTTCCAAACTAGATACCCTGGACAACATCATGAGTAGGCTATCGGCAATAGAGACTAGATTTGGAAAACTTGAAAACGCTATTACGGcaataaaacaagaaatgaCTACTCAAGGTGAGAGATTAGAAGGTGTTGAAATGAACAATTCATTATTAGAGGAGAGACTTAATCAAGTTGAACAAGAGAGAGATATCGCTAGAGAATGCTGCAATGATTTACATGAGAGCATGCTTGAAATGCAGACCAGGTCGATGAAAGACAATCTAATATTCGGAGGGATAGAGGAAACTGGAACTGGTGAAGATTCTGAACAAGTTGTCAAAGACTTCATCAAGACAGAACTTGGTATTAGTGATGAAGTGGAATTTCATGTTGTCCATCGACTACGTCAGCGCGACGACGGTAAACCCAGATCAATCGTTGCCAAATTCGTAAACCGGAAAGATCGGGAGCGTGTCCTTCGTGCTGCCCCTGCCAAACTTTCCACCAAACGTCAATTTAGCATAAATGAACAGTTTCCCCCAGAAATTAATGAGCGACGACGGGCACTCTACCCCGTATTTAAGGAGGCTAAACGCAACAACCGGCAAGCGCGTCTAAAGGCGGACAAACTGTTCATCGACGGACGTCCATACCAACCACCGCCCCAGCAGCAGTACCACGGTCCCACGGATGCACCACCGCGCCGCGCACCTATGAGAGGACACCACGGTCCTCCTCCGCGAGGTCATCAGTCACCACAAAGCCACCCTCAGCTCCATCAACAGGGCAACTTCGACCTGTCGGGACCACGTGACCACCGTCGCTAGGGACGCGCTACAAGAGGTCCTTCCTCGAGGCACCATGGTGAACATGGTGCTATTTGTTCTGAACTGAAAGTAACTTTTTTGAAAGTATGTggtattaaatacaaaatactcTTGCCAGAATTTGAAGAATTAATTTTAACCCATGATATTATTATTCTAGCAGAAACTAAGTTAGATAAATTCGACCATATAGTATTACCAGCTGACTATGATTACTATGTTAAATGTAGGGAAAATGTAGATAAAAAGTCTGGAGGTATTGCTGTTATTTTCAGGAAAAAACTTAAATCAAACTTGACAGTTGTTACTACTAAATCGGATTATGTGTTGTAGTTAAAATTTTCAAGACATATTATGAAAACTGAAGAAGATTTTTTCTTAGGTTGTGTTTCTATACCTCCCGAAAACACTAGGTATACGTCACCTGAGGCATTTAGTGAAATCGAAAGTGAAATGATATCTTTGTCTAGAAAGAGCAACAAAATCGCATTAGTGGGTGATTTCAACTCCAAAACCAAAACTAAAAACGATTATATAGAGCCAGATGATAATTTTATTCACTCATTGAACTTAGACGAGAGTGAAGaattatattcatatttgtatgattttgagaaactgaaattatttattgttaatTTACAAAGAACTAGTCAATGTAAAGCTAAAGTGAATAATTATGGTAATAATCTGATTGAATTTTGTAAgcaaaataatatgtatattgcCAATGGTAGAATATTGGTAGAGATGCAAATATTGGTAAAACTACTTGTAGTGATGTCAGTGTCATAGATTATTTGCTGTTATCATCGATTATGTTTCAATACACAACTGACTTGGAAATAATGGACTTTGATCCGTTATTATCTGATGTTCATTGCAGATTAGcttttatttttactttgtttgatatagaaaacaaaaatagtaCAAACGGTAATAcagatgaaaatgtatatatgaggtggaaatcaacaaaacaacagcAATTCGTAGATAATATTGTAAATGATGAATCGGGAgatctaattaaaattaatcaTAAATTAGACGAACTATCAAGTTCGCAAGACAATGTAACACATGTTGAAATTAATGATTGTGTACACACAATCGGTGAATTATTTAAAGGCTCTGCAGAGCGGgtgtttggaaaaaaaacctttacatttcaaaacaaatatgaattgtATTAACAAGCCTTGGTTCAATAGAGAATGTCAAATAAATAGAGCTGAATTGAATAAAGCCAAAGCCAGGTATCATAAAGTCAAGAGTgctgtaaataaaaataatctcAACAGAGCTAGTAAATTATACCGGAAAACTCTGAACAGGAATTACCGTAAATACCAAGAAAACATGTCAAATGAGTTGAGAAATACAGCCGAGAATGATTCCAAAAAGTTTTGGAATATTCTGAATAAATGTGATGGGTCAGTTAAAAAAGGAAAAGCTGATATATGTATTAAAgaattatatgaatattttaaaagtattaATCAGTCAGATCATAGTGATGACTTTGAATTTACTACTTCCGATGATTGTATTTTTGATGAGTATCTTAATGGAGAAATAACAGCTGATGAAATTAAATCGGCTTTGactaatttgaaaaataataaagctTCTGGTGTTGACCAAATTTTGAATGAATATCTTAAAAGTACTATGGATGTTTTTATAccaatttatcaaaaaattgtttaatttgatCCTGAATACCGCATTTATACCAAATTCTTGGAAAACTGGTATTATAAAACCAGTGTATAGAAATAAAGGTGACCCCAAAGATTTGGATAATTATAGAGCAATCACCTTAGTATCATGTCTTGGGAAGGTCTTTACTACAATTATAAATAGTCGactcaataaaatatttgaagaatTTAATCTTATGAGCTATGCTCAAGCAGGATTCCGTAAAGGTCATTCTACAACagacaatatatttgtattgtattcattaatttcattgtatttttcaTTAGGTAAAACATTCTATTGTACTTTCATTGATTTTAGAAAGGCATTTGACAGAGTATGGAGAGTTGGACTATGGAAGAAGTTGCTACAAAACAATGTCAGTGGACAaattttcaatgttatttttaaattatatgaAGATACCAAATCATGTGTTAAAAATGGTTGCGAACAATCAGATTTTTTCAACTGTCAGATCGTTTTAAAACAAGGGGAAAATTTGTcaccatttttattttcaatttatcttAATGATCTCGAATCTTatcttattgaaaaaaaaagttgattgTCTCCAAACTTTAGACAGACTATATGCAGACAATATTGGAAtgtatttaaaactttttattattttatatgcGGATGATACAGTAATTTTATCAGAAACAATAGACGGTTTACAACAATCATTAAATGCATTTGAACAATATTGTGCAATATGGAAATTAGAACTTAATAtaagaaaaaacaaaagttgtCATCTTTTCAAAACGGAAATGTGTACAAAATCACCATTTTAAATTGTGCAACTCTGAATTAGAAATACTTGAAGGGTACACCTATCTAGGgatattttttaactttaatgGAAGTTTTTTTCAAGCTAGGAAAAAAGTTGCAGAGCAAGCCCACAAGTCAGTTTTCGCCATTTACAAGAAACTTAGAAACATTACGCTTCCAGTTGATCTCCAATTGAAAATTTTTGATTCACTTGTTATGCCAGTTTTATTGTATTCATCTGAAATATGGGGATTTGAAAATACCAAAATTATAGAAAGAATTCATTTacaattttgcaaaaatatacttaaattaAGAAAAAGTACAAATAATTTTATGGTTTATGGAGAGTTAGGTAGATACCCTCTCGATATTGAGATCAAATGTAGAATTATAACGTTTTGGCATAACCTGATAACCTCAAATAAACTTTCTAGcaatatttatagaatattatACACTTTACATGAAACTGGGTTAATGTCATTTAGATGGATATCATatgttaaagatattttttcccAAACAGGGTTAAATTTTG
The sequence above is drawn from the Pecten maximus chromosome 9, xPecMax1.1, whole genome shotgun sequence genome and encodes:
- the LOC117334421 gene encoding uncharacterized protein LOC117334421, encoding MASPLVDVYVKMPNGRTSTFALMPTDSASKIYDKIGKEEGVSGKRIRLKYQGKVVDKTKTIGYLIRPETILKGEVVFPKTMSIILRFEDGHTISMDVQNVDDVSSIKSYIHDVKDLPKANIILKLAGQTRALQNDMLLFEVGVKEESILEVSGSKPKRSDTPAESSIREEKPPEDLKEDVLSSFDTGGKNVEVVFCFDTTGSMSSNLVTVRQNIKDTCTRLIRDIPRIRIGIMAHGDYCDQGIYVIKSIDLTSDVDLLVNFATDTPSTGGGDTPECYEWALRKAQELDWSEDSAKAFVVIGDCEPHPPSYTDQNINWRDEMDVLKGMGVKVYGVHCGTNRGPAEHFYGLLAEETGGCLLKLVHFSLITEMFLAVCYKEAAPEQLEAYEEELAQEGKLSEGTKDLLRQLDTKPTERVEETDDKKAAPTKKERYVYAAWWDVSLDKTTVPSYVYDAQKDRWTEYRDPSTTFNNILPTTPKTVLPRPVSSTKKKQTKCSIM
- the LOC117333908 gene encoding uncharacterized protein LOC117333908 translates to MAGQIRQPSPPTPTSNPSKMESIITDIYNKLSKLDTLDNIMSRLSAIETRFGKLENAITAIKQEMTTQGERLEGVEMNNSLLEERLNQVEQERDIARECCNDLHESMLEMQTRSMKDNLIFGGIEETGTGEDSEQVVKDFIKTELGISDEVEFHVVHRLRQRDDGKPRSIVAKFVNRKDRERVLRAAPAKLSTKRQFSINEQFPPEINERRRALYPVFKEAKRNNRQARLKADKLFIDGRPYQPPPQQQYHGPTDAPPRRAPMRGHHGPPPRGHQSPQSHPQLHQQGNFDLSGPRDHRR